GTAGTAGGGATAGGAAttgatataacaattttggatcattttattatttattaatgaccaAACATTTAAGAATTTCAATATCTTTTACAGATTTCAGTAGTGACTGAGTGCAAATTGTTAACtttctacaaaaataaacattactcgactcaagtaaaaatattttgtccttTGTACTTAAGTTtatcttttgatttttttagttagttatgcACGATaactaaaagaaaaactttttgGGTATCAAATTTGCTTTTAtgatagttatatatatatatatacatatataactcacttttttcattaattaagaaatattcaaaaatatcgCGCGATCAGGTTTAAGTTTACATAATTCCTATATGAGAATTAGTTAAAGTTTGTTTAGTTAATGGAAGTAGCGAGCCAACCCCAACACAAGTGTCTCTTGACTACTTACGGGggttgtctcatactcatttaatgatgtaaaaaaatttgagaaacaataaaaaaaaaatatttattattattattaattccgATAGATGGCACTCGAGcgataaataaacattaattttatggaAATTTTTAAGAACGACCTTACGTTTAGTTTCCACTTGCTTCTTttgttattacttattttttcagCTTCTTTGATATATGTTCATTATGCATTGTTGGAGAGtttataaacgttttatttgttatgatATAAAGTGCAAGTAAAGTTGaaaccatttttttctttctttttaaagtattttagtgccaaaaacattgaaataacaTTACGATGTTATTTCAATGTTTCGCTTcgcatttatatttgtatcgataattgttgttttaatattgataagtaACCCATggttaatcaattttataaatccaaagaaataattgatttactgaaatactttttaaaatttttgatgtTGAATTTTTTGACTTATTTCCCAAAATCCCTTTAACCCAAAAATATGTTCCCGTCAAAAACTCCGATAGATTTTTGTGGTACGGGTTGTCAGACACGTTGCTGAATCTTACTTAAGAAACAGACCCAGTTATATTATGACAACCGGTTCAGTAGTAGTAGCAGTAAAGATTCATTTTAACCATTTTGCAAAGAGAAGGTAtcctaaataattacataaaaatatatcaactgGAGAATTTGCAGAAGTATAATTTACGAGAGTTACTCGACTGACAGATTCGCTCCACACTCGCGAGGCGCCTAGAGGCGTTCGGCACGAGGCTTGACGAGTGGAATCTGTAAGTTTTCTCGCTATCTACACTTTCGATGTATTTAGTTACGTTGGACGAGATTGGATATCTACTTTATGTGTTTACCATAAATATAAgtgttatattaattctaaaagGCCGTGCCCGTAAGAGATAGGaggtgatcaaccttctgCGCCTGATATACGCTGACTTCAGCGCAGAGGAaacagtcacccacgtagtcctggaatgtGACGCTGTGGCTTATCAACGTACAGAAATCCTCGGAGCGTGAAGCCTGCGAAGTGCCCAGGAAGCTTCTGTGCTTTTGGAAGGAGTtaggctggcttagttagccAGGGCTTTACGCACAACGAACCTATTAAGAGTCTAACTGCGGAAATGGAGTccctacatacatacatacgcTGACCTTTACCGTATGAGCGAGTGTAAGAAGCGTACTTAgacattaataaagtttatatcaAAACTATGACCCCAGGAATGAAAGTAGGACTAtgctaacactgctcttaacttatataatataggtatattttattgttttataagacACGTGCGGACAGGCCGCACTAGCAGCAAGCAGATTCGTTTACTTTAGCTGATAAGAAGGGGTGGAAAACTTGcagtaaatttgtttatgtaatacttgaacgatgacttattaaagaaatgatgacttaaataaataaattattatctataatattaaaaatatgaaaactgATGCatggaaaaattatattttattcaaataagttCAGAGGCGTAGTGTAAGCCATATAAttcttagtaaaataaaaaattataactacaacatttttattattgaaaaataaatacataatattatttgaacttCAAATCTGACACAACAGCTATGTGATCCGACGGAAATACTATACTTGGTAGTGCTATATGAGCTCTTAATTCTTCAACGCTTGGAAAAGGCACGACCTGAAAAaacataatcatttaaattggGGGGGgactttgattttcttatttggtgattacgccaacagtaattattaattttttacacatattgcctacacattgtctatgtttaaaaacgaaatgcatttttaagGATTCTGACAAaaatttatgtactatttttttgttcGCTTACTTAGCTAACAAGATGAAGGGGGTATTAATTGAAGTAAATCTGctgacgtaatacttgaagggaagatattttcatacaaaactaCCATTTCGAAGCCTGCCAAATCTGTCTTCGATGGCTACATTGTTTGAacggttaattaataaaaatttgcgACGCAAATTTAAATACCTGTTCCACTTCCAGATTATTTacatcataataaatatagtctaGACATTCAGCAAATCCTGCAGTAAAATTTGTGTATTGTGGTGTTCCGCAAGCACTCCCAAGAAGAATTGGTTGTTCGAGACTTAGACCAGTTATAGCTTGTTCAGTGTCTGTGGACAGAAAATTCTGAAGATAAGGTTTTGGATAAATGGAAAAATTCGTAGTCGTGACGTGGGGTAACATTTATAGTCCAAATATAACAaaggctaataaataaattaaaaaaaaatataacaaattatgaattgacatacatttattacattacatctTTCAACATACGTCATTAGAAACTGTACAACACATCAATAAgctgttattataaatatattttaggtaaaaattatttcttttttaaaatatgaaattttgatttaagactcgttaaaatataaattgcctAATTTATATGGGACCATAGTGTTAATTCaccttaatttttatctttacatattatgttttggtAAATCAATATCAAagtcccaaaaaaaaaatcacaaaattttttttgctaGCTTACTTGATTTCCAGTCAGGTAAAGTACTCGGAGCATGTCCTGTAGTGTATAGTTTATAAATTCCAGATTGAGGATCACTATTAAAGTCGCCACACAATATCATTGATATTCTCTTATCAGGatactgaaaaacaaaaaaacaattaaaatttctacCAGAAAAACTTTacattgacatttaaaaaaataataatcattacatGCCTGTATCAAGTTTATGCACTTGTTTAATGGTCTTATTAACAGATTGTTTCGggtttacaaataaaactgtgattaaaaatgacatttttagCAACTTCATAgagatcttttattttttctattattcttatttcatacatatttcattttcaggCACCCAGTATGGATACAGGTTGGACCAGACTATAGTTGTACAATTGtagcaataattttaagaaaaacctGGGGAAAACAATGAACTAAAGACACAACATTGCGTCAAGCTTACAAGAGATActgttgaccaatcacaatcataCGAAACAATCATTTCATTTTGCGTATAGCTAGCCGAGACGGtaaaaaatggaaatttacatccccattgtaatttattttataattttgtaattaatgaatTGAAGACGTCGTAAGATGTAGTAGATAAGTAATACGGTATATCACTTTCTGCCGTACTTTTTTTCTCTAAATTACAGTAGATTTaagtacttataatatatttatttaacattaagtatttttacattaattaaaatttacctgtgtccttaatttatattgaatattctttaaccaataaataataattccacCCTGAATTAGTCGAATGTGATCTGCATCTGGATGAAAATACAAATGTGTATTaccaacaataattatttcattttcattatcaCAGGACTGTAAAAATGTAGCACTTGCTACCGTTGATCTGTCTAAGAGCCGATTCTTTAATTCATCATTATCTCGAACTGCATCCCAAATGTGCTGTAAGTAAGATTCAGTTTGTACAGCAGTTGACAGGAGAATTTGATCATCCCCTAGACATCTGGAatcaagaataaattattgcaattattttgttctgtaaaaattcacttttttatgcaacatattattataaaacatggaATCAGACAAAAATATACCTTATGCAACTCAACTGATCTATTCATACCCCTATgcatatcaaatattttgtatggaaaatatacattttatacattgtGATGTCAAGATGATGACTTATTTTgctataattacataataaacctaaagttattttgacattATACAAAATGATGTTTGATTCATTTTGTCCATCAATTAAATCCCAGGGGTCCAGGGATAAATATCATACCTAAACCTATTTTCTCTATAAAAACAGGCAAGCCCTTCAGCAACAGATTTtccttttttgtaaaataagcCTTTTAGGCCATCCATTTGTAAAACACAGCTTAAAGAATAGTCAAAAATTTTGTTATCCACTTCTTGCAGGCAAATTATATCAGCATTATATCctgcaataaaataacaaagaatattctgatttaaatatgattttttaaatggacTTAAGATTTATACTTCTATACTAAATGCTATTTAAgagtaaaaaacaaataaacagaGTAATTACTATTGCTGCAGGTTTATATTAAACCAAGCAAGTTATGAGACAGTATTTGTAGAAAATAAGCTATCACCTGTTAGttcctttaatattaattgttttcgaTAATCAATTTCTAATGCATATGATGGACAATATGGATGTAACACTGTTCTAGTGTAATCAGAATCACAATATAGATCAGCTAATATGTTGTATGTCACACAAcgaaaactgaaaataaaaatcatgttatattattatctttaagaTGTTGCATACTGTGTAATAACTtactattcaattttaaaaaaaattagttgttATCCATAGTCCTTTAAATACCTTTTATCTTCTAATCTATGTTTGGTAAAGAAATGTCTCAATTCAAAAGGGCATGGGCCAGGACCAGCTTCTACAACATGTTTTGAAATTACTTCAACACTGGGCCCAGACATTAAAGAGttctctaaaaataattaaatgatttaatattatttccataaataaagaatttagtTATCATTCTAATAATGTTACTCACTTGGGATacattctaattttaatttcataccaATATCCTCAGAAACTGGAGTGTAACtatgagatttttttataaaatcccaTTTAACATGGCTGTCAATAATAGAATTTCCTTTTTCATTTACCACTTTTGCTCTATACCAATTAAAATCACTTAATTCCTTATCCATATAGTTTGATTCTAAATGCTCAGGGTAGACAGGAAAGCCTACTAAAATGCTTTTTGGTAAGTTAAAATTCAGGACCCATGgtgaattaaaaactaaatcataaAGGTGAtcataaattttcatttttataggaCCTTGTAATTGAAACAGTTCTATGCATGTATAAGTGTCAGAGACCACATcaccattattattaaaaatttgaacTTCAATACTGGTATCTTCTTTCGCATCTTTcttctttacttttttatttactgcttTTTGAACGTTGACGCCTATACGAGTGCATAAGTTTTGTACCACTTCTGAACTGCTCCGACTTAAATTAAACTGCCGTATCGTATCTTTAACTTTTAGCAAAAAAGTGATATCAATTTTATCTTCACTGGGTATATGCCTGAAGTAACATTTATCTATATTCATTCTACTAGTTGTTGATAGTTTAACTAAAGAATGCAAATCCCTAATAAACACCGTAAACCTATTTTGCATAACGGaactagaaaaaaataatgttttaactaACTAGTTAACATGAAATATGACATAACCCTAAATAGCTGATAGCTCCATTTCTACtttattattcatacaatACTCTGTGGCTTTGCTGTGATTGTCTCACGTTCACAATCAAATATCAATGTCATTATATGACATGACAATGATGTGACAACGTGTCAAAAGTGTTGCTACGTGTAGCtcgtaattcaaaaataaatttcagtgGACTGCCAACTCGATAGTAGGTCCTTTGAATTTACTTTCGAAAACTTcttgataattttgttatacattCCAACCAGCCTTTATAAGCAATACAATGGTAAGTGTTTAGAGCGTTTTTGTTctttagataaaattattcataaaacaaactaataatattattatatactgcTAATCTTTTCAGCCTGCTGCTCCGAGTTCAACGTCGGTGGGATCAGGTAGTCGTTCACCAAGCAAAGCCTCAATAGCTCCAAGAGCTTCAAGTGGTGGTACTGTACGTCAAAGGAAGACTACAACTACAACCACTGCTGCTCGAAGCC
This DNA window, taken from Pieris rapae chromosome 16, ilPieRapa1.1, whole genome shotgun sequence, encodes the following:
- the LOC110998662 gene encoding 2',5'-phosphodiesterase 12; amino-acid sequence: MQNRFTVFIRDLHSLVKLSTTSRMNIDKCYFRHIPSEDKIDITFLLKVKDTIRQFNLSRSSSEVVQNLCTRIGVNVQKAVNKKVKKKDAKEDTSIEVQIFNNNGDVVSDTYTCIELFQLQGPIKMKIYDHLYDLVFNSPWVLNFNLPKSILVGFPVYPEHLESNYMDKELSDFNWYRAKVVNEKGNSIIDSHVKWDFIKKSHSYTPVSEDIGMKLKLECIPKNSLMSGPSVEVISKHVVEAGPGPCPFELRHFFTKHRLEDKSFRCVTYNILADLYCDSDYTRTVLHPYCPSYALEIDYRKQLILKELTGYNADIICLQEVDNKIFDYSLSCVLQMDGLKGLFYKKGKSVAEGLACFYRENRFRCLGDDQILLSTAVQTESYLQHIWDAVRDNDELKNRLLDRSTVASATFLQSCDNENEIIIVGNTHLYFHPDADHIRLIQGGIIIYWLKNIQYKLRTQYPDKRISMILCGDFNSDPQSGIYKLYTTGHAPSTLPDWKSNTEQAITGLSLEQPILLGSACGTPQYTNFTAGFAECLDYIYYDVNNLEVEQVVPFPSVEELRAHIALPSIVFPSDHIAVVSDLKFK